The Lactuca sativa cultivar Salinas chromosome 2, Lsat_Salinas_v11, whole genome shotgun sequence genome includes a window with the following:
- the LOC111905694 gene encoding receptor kinase-like protein Xa21, whose product MNSLIAFLFFYSIGIFLVTTTISASGGGNETDYKALLKFKSMITHDPNEALSSWNASFHFCDWSGVICGKKHRRVIGLVLISQGLQGSLSPHVGNLSFLRMFSLTNNSFQGTIPHELGRLFRLRFLYLRFNKFNGVIPTNLSGCSDMERLRLHHNKLVGSIPKEISFLSKLTLFRVYDNKLTGGIPAFLGNITSMISFSASGNPLGGSIPDTLGNWKSLTVLQLGACNLSGTIPHSIFNLSLITYFSLGENQLTGSLPSAIGAMLPNLQFLQLRDNQLTGPLPPSISNSSKLQLLEVNNNNFRGKLTIDFAKLKDIYFLNFGNNDYRFKGADDMKFIDTMTNCSKLKVLQLYNCKFQGVLPTSIGNLSDQLSLLNLGRNDIYGNLPSSIGNLVGLTTLVLSQNWFTGKIPSTIGQLQKLQVAVLFKNQFSGPIPDAIGNISLLSKLWLSFNRLEWHIPSSMGNCHHLLDLLLNNNQLSGTIPKQLLQLSSLTIRLDLSQNNLFGSLPTEVGDLKMLTSLDLSDNNLTGDVPSSLGGCTSLSFLSLKGNLFQGTIPSSLTSMRGVSTLDLSHNNLSGQIPRFLERLKLLEYVNLSFNDFEGEVPVLLVFANASAFSVLGNSKLCGGLAELGLPKCNEITQKHKKRVLELVIVILIVSTLFTVLCLVYVWCKKRKCQPSRSPSRAERFMKVSYGQLLKATNGFSKANLIGEGGFSSVYKGILDHGDRFIAIKVLHLQNRGAHKSFIAECEAWRSIRHRNLLKIITSCSSVDYQGNDFKALVYEFMSNGSLQDWLHSSASTSTLNLLQRINILIDVASALDYLHNHCLPSIVHCDLKPSNILLDDDMVAHVGDFGLARFLGTNSNQNSTSGIRGTIGYTPPEYGVGSEITSSGDVYSFGILLLEVMTGKRPTDDIFNEGLSLHKFAQMALPDYVNDVIDDDLLKFLQDDAIATQSTLEYAKKIKECLSSTVKLGVSCSMESPPQRTNIKNVVHELQRILDMLQ is encoded by the exons ATGAACTCTCTAATTGCTTTCCTCTTTTTTTATAGTATCGGTATATTTCTGGTTACTACCACCATCTCTGCTTCCGGTGGTGGTAATGAGACCGATTACAAGGCGTTGTTGAAGTTCAAGTCGATGATCACCCATGATCCAAATGAAGCTCTAAGCTCATGGAACGCTTCCTTCCATTTTTGTGATTGGAGCGGTGTTATATGTGGGAAGAAGCACAGAAGAGTCATTGGTCTAGTACTGATCTCACAAGGCCTACAAGGCTCCTTGTCTCCTCATGTAGGGAACCTAAGCTTCCTTCGCATGTTTTCTCTCACCAACAACAGCTTTCAAGGAACCATCCCTCATGAACTGGGTCGTCTATTCAGGCTTCGTTTCCTCTATCTCCGCTTTAACAAATTCAACGGAGTCATTCCAACTAACTTGTCTGGGTGTTCTGATATGGAAAGGCTTCGACTTCATCACAACAAGCTAGTTGGAAGCATACCCAAAGAGATCAGTTTCCTCTCCAAACTTACTTTGTTTAGAGTTTATGATAATAAGTTAACAGGTGGAATCCCAGCTTTCTTGGGGAATATAACATCAATGATATCCTTCTCTGCTTCCGGAAATCCGTTGGGTGGGAGCATTCCAGACACCTTAGGAAATTGGAAAAGCTTAACAGTGCTTCAGCTTGGTGCTTGTAACTTGTCTGGAACCATCCCTCATTCCATTTTTAACCTCTCACTCATAACTTATTTTTCCTTGGGTGAGAATCAACTTACTGGTAGTCTTCCCTCAGCCATAGGTGCAATGCTCCCGAATCTTCAGTTCCTCCAATTGCGGGATAACCAACTGACCGGACCTCTTCCACCCTCGATATCTAATTCTTCAAAATTACAACTTCTTGAAGTGAATAACAACAATTTTAGGGGAAAGTTGACAATTGATTTTGCAAAACTGAAAGATATATATTTCTTAAACTTTGGTAATAACGACTACAGATTCAAAGGGGCTGATGATATGAAGTTTATTGATACTATGACAAATTGCAGCAAATTAAAGGTTTTGCAGCTTTATAATTGCAAGTTTCAAGGAGTGCTACCCACATCAATCGGTAATCTTTCTGATCAACTCAGCCTTCTAAATTTAGGAAGAAATGATATATATGGAAACCTCCCTTCAAGTATAGGTAATCTAGTTGGCTTGACCACTTTAGTTTTATCACAAAACTGGTTTACAGGAAAAATCCCCTCCACCATTGGTCAGCTTCAAAAGCTACAAGTTGCTGTACTATTTAAAAACCAATTTTCAGGGCCGATTCCAGATGCTATCGGGAACATATCTTTATTGTCTAAGCTTTGGTTATCTTTCAACAGACTGGAATGGCATATTCCATCAAGCATGGGAAATTGTCATCATCTATTGGATTTGCTCCTTAACAACAATCAACTCAGCGGCACAATACCTAAACAACTTCTTCAACTTTCATCTTTGACCATAAGATTAGATCTTTCTCAAAACAATCTGTTTGGGTCACTTCCAACAGAGGTTGGCGACCTCAAGATGTTAACTTCTCTAGATTTATCTGATAACAATTTAACAGGTGACGTTCCTAGTAGCCTTGGTGGTTGCACAAGCCTTTCATTCTTATCCCTCAAAGGCAACTTATTTCAAGGCACCATACCATCCTCATTAACTTCTATGAGAGGAGTTTCAACACTTGATCTTTCTCATAATAATTTATCGGGCCAAATTCCTAGATTTTTGGAACGGTTGAAGTTATTAGAATATGTAAACCTATCATTTAATGATTTTGAGGGTGAAGTACCAGTGCTATTAGTGTTTGCCAATGCAAGTGCATTCTCTGTTTTGGGAAACAGTAAGCTTTGTGGTGGCTTGGCTGAACTTGGGTTACCCAAATGCAATGAGATCACACAGAAACATAAAAAAAGGGTTCTTGAGTTGGTAATAGTCATTCTAATTGTGTCCACACTTTTTACTGTATTGTGTTTAGTGTATGTTTGGTGTAAGAAAAGGAAGTGccaaccttctcgatcaccatCAAGGGCCGAACGATTCATGAAAGTATCATACGGTCAACTTCTGAAAGCAACCAACGGCTTCTCCAAAGCCAATTTGATTGGTGAGGGTGGTTTCAGCTCTGTTTATAAAGGAATACTTGATCATGGTGATAGATTTATTGCGATCAAAGTTCTACATCTTCAAAATCGAGGTGCTCACAAAAGCTTTATAGCGGAGTGTGAAGCATGGCGGAGTATTCGACACCGTAATTTATTGAAGATAATAACTTCATGTTCAAGTGTAGACTACCAAGGCAATGACTTCAAAGCTTTGGTATACGAGTTCATGTCCAACGGGAGTTTACAAGATTGGTTGCATTCAAGTGCATCTACATCCACACTAAACCTTCTTCAAAGAATAAATATTCTCATTGATGTCGCATCTGCACTCGATTATCTTCACAATCACTGTCTCCCAAGCATCGTTCACTGTGACCTGAAGCCAAGCAACATTTTGTTGGATGATGATATGGTGGCCCATGTTGGAGACTTTGGTTTAGCTCGATTTCTTGGAACAAATTCAAACCAAAACAGCACAAGTGGCATTAGAGGAACGATTGGGTACACACCTCCAG AGTATGGTGTTGGGAGCGAGATTACAAGTAGTGGGGATGTCTATAGTTTTGGAATACTATTGTTGGAGGTGATGACAGGGAAAAGGCCGACTGATGACATCTTTAATGAAGGCCTTAGCCTTCATAAATTTGCACAAATGGCCTTGCCAGACTATGTAAATGATGTTATTGATGATGACCTTCTAAAATTTCTTCAAGATGATGCTATTGCTACACAATCTACGTTAGAATATGCAAAGAAAATAAAAGAATGCTTGTCTTCAACAGTCAAGCTTGGAGTATCATGCTCCATGGAGTCCCCACCACAAAGGACAAATATCAAAAATGTTGTCCATGAGTTGCAACGAATTCTGGATATGCTTCAATAA